Proteins encoded together in one Campylobacter anatolicus window:
- a CDS encoding phage tail assembly protein, with amino-acid sequence MKKAKVENNNIVEENGEKYTIIKLDGDKELKIRHPKGRDLRFAMSGGGSDSDIIFKMASNLTCLSEAELDDMPARECSEILKEVSRFLG; translated from the coding sequence AAAAAGCAAAAGTAGAGAATAATAACATCGTAGAAGAAAACGGTGAAAAATACACTATCATAAAACTAGACGGCGATAAAGAGCTAAAAATAAGACATCCAAAGGGTCGTGATCTAAGGTTTGCAATGAGCGGTGGTGGAAGCGATAGCGATATAATCTTTAAAATGGCTTCAAATTTAACATGCCTAAGCGAAGCTGAGCTTGATGATATGCCTGCTCGCGAATGCAGCGAAATATTAAAGGAGGTTTCTCGTTTTTTAGGATAG